CCCTGGGCCCCCAGGTAGGCGGCGATGGCCCCGCCGACCAGGGCCAGAAACCCGCCCCAGGAGACCATCATCTTAAGGGCCTCAACGAGCTTGACCCGCCCGTAGGCAAAGGGAACGAAGATGGCCATGACCAGGAAAAGCAGGCCCAGGTTGAGGCCGTGCTGGTCAAGGAAGGGAAAGACGTCCGAGAAACCGAGGATCTTGAGGGCCAAGAGGATCACCGAGGCCTCGATGATCAGATGGTTGTGGCCGAGAAGCCCCAGGCCCAGGATGACTAGGAGAAATAGATATTCCTGGTTCAAGCCGGCCGCCGCCTCCCGTCCCGAGAGCGCCCCTCAAGCCCATGTATATGGCGAAGTGGAGGGGTAAATGTGGCCGGGCGGAAAACTGGTCCTTTAGGCCGGGATCGGCGGATCCGGCCTTATCTCATCCTCCTAAGGAGGAGGAGGTCGACCCGGCCGAGGACGTAGACTCCTAGGAGCAGCAGGACGATGTCGCCCGTGGAATGACTGAGCTTCTTGGGCTCACAGCCGGCCAGCCCATCCAGCAACCGCGGCACGAAGCTTTGGAAGTCCGGGTAGAGGTTGCGATTGTCCTGATACTCTCGGAGGATGGCAACGACCTCCCTGGTCAGGTAGAACCCCAGGGACTCGTTGTACCTGATGGCCGTCTCGACATCGCTGTGGCTGGCGATGACCGCTCGGGCCTTGAACCGCTCATAGATGTAGATCATCGGCACGCCACGGTCTTCCGCGGCCAGGGAGGTCACAGCTCGAAGGACCTGCTCGTTGAAGAAGGTAACCGGGTCGGTGTAGGCCATCCTGCGCATCGCCCGCCGCACCGGCTGGAAGAGGAAGCCAAGGGCCTCAAGACGGGACCGGTCCGGGGCCAACGCGGGGTTGACGAAGGAGTGCCCCCATTCGTGGATGGCCTGGGCTTCCAACTCCGGTCCGGTCGGGAGGTCCGGGTCGCCGGAACTGCTCCCCTGAGCCCTGACAATCTGGAAGACCAACCGCTCCCCTCCGGTTCCGGTCAAGAGCGGGCCGTAGCCGCCGCCCGGGAACAACGATGGGGCCAGGACGACGTGGTACTCGCTCGCCTCGGCCCCGAAGAAGGCCTCGAGCCAGTCGATGACTTTCTCTCCGTCGAAAGTCGTCCCGTTGACCCATTCCGAGTACTCGTCCCGCCATCGGACGACGAAGTCGCTGAAACCGGACCTCGCAGCGAGGTCCTTGAGGGCCAGCCGGAAGGCCTCGAGGCGGTCCCGTCCCCCGGCCCTCTGGACCAGATAGTCGTCATAATCGTAGACGAGGTTCAGGTCCGGCAGGGGACCGAGGTGAAGGATGAAGGTCGGCGGGGCATCGTAGGCGAAGCCATCGCGGGTCAAGGCCTCAGCCAGGCGGATGGCCTCATGATCCCGATATCGAGAAAAGAACCCCTTCAACGCGCCGAAGTAGGCGGAACCAGTCCCCTCGGGGTGGCCGACCTTCATCCAGCTGGTCTGGGCCAGCACCCCGGCGAGTAGCTCCAACTCCGGGCGGACCTCGACGCTGTAGCGAGGTGCTGCGGCCGTGGCCAGGCCCCCCGGGCCTCCGGCCCAGATGGTCGCGATGAAGGCCAGAACAAAGGCCAACCGAGCGAGCCACCGACGTCGTCGCATACCCCGGGCTCCCTTCGGAGGATCGTCGTCCCGGCGCCGCCCTCTCCCAGGCTACCTCGAGAATCGGCCACAGGTTTCTGGCCTTCGGGCCACCTAGAGGGCGAAATGAGGGAAAGGGGGACGACCTCTCGGTCCTCCCCCTTCCCTGCCTTCAGACCCCGGCCTTGCCCGACCGCTTGACCTTCAGCTCGGCCAGTTGCCGGTCGAGCAAGTCGTCCTTCTCGAGCTTGGCGAATTTCTCCTCGAGCGACTCCTGGTGCATCTCCTGGGTCGCTTGAGCCTTTAGTTCGATATCGGTGATCTTCTCTTCCATCCGCCGGAAGGTGCTCAGGGGATCGGTACCAGAAATCCTGGCCCGACTCTCGGCCACCCGCTTGCCGGTCAGGGCCCGGCGGTTCTGGGCGATGAGAAGGTCCTTCTTCGCCTCGGCCTCGGTGATCTTCGCTTCCAGGCCGGACAGGGCCTGCTTGAGCACCTGGACCTGCTGTTTCTGTTCCTCCCACTGTTGCTTGAACCCGTCGGCGATGGCCTGGTGCGCGTTGCGCCGTTCCAGGGCTCCCTTGGCCAAGTCGTCCTGAGCCTTGTCGACGGCCAACCCGGCCTTGTCTTCCCACTCTCTGGCCGCCTGGACGTTCTCGCCGTGACGCTTCTCCAGCTTCCGCTCGTCCGCGATGGCGATGGCCACCTGGGTCTTGACCTGGATCAACTGGTTCTGCATGTCGAGGAGGACCTGCTTGATCATCTTCTCCGGATCTTCGGCCCGATCGATCAGGTCGTTGAGATTGGCGCGGATCAGCGTGCTGACTCTTTCCAATAGGTTCACCCTTCTTCCCTCCTTTGCCTGGGATAAGGGGGCCACTCGACCTGTGGTGTCGGCCTTTTCTAAAGGGTCCTTACTCCTTCGGGGCGGTCCTGGCGGCCTTCTCGACGGTCGCGGCGACCTGAGCCTTGGCTGAGTCGTCCTTTGCTCCCCCGATCGCCTTGCCGATGGCCGGCACCTGGCTGAGGAGGTCGGCGATCTTGATCCCAGCAAGGGCCTCGAAGAGCGGTGGGACCTGAGTGATCATCTTGGCGATGTCGCCGGTGACCTTCGAGGCGCCGGCGGCCTCGCCGTCGTTGGAGAGGATGACGATCTTCTCCGTCTTGGCCAGCGGTTCGGCCATGTTCTTGACCACTTCGGGGAACCCGGTGAGGAGCTTGTCGAGGATGGCCGCTTGGCCATAGTGCTGGAAGGCGGCCGCCTTGACCTGCATCGCGTCGGCCTCAGCCTCGCCCTTGGCCCGGATGATCTCGGCCTCGGCGTTGCCCTTCAGCCGGATGACGTCGGCGTCGGCCTGGCCCTGGAGCTTGACCGCCTCAGCCTGGCCTTCAGCCTCGGTTATCGCCTGCTTGGCGGTGGCCAGGGCGATGGTCTCCACCCGTTGCCGCTCGATCTCGGCCGACTTCAGGACGGTGGCGATCAGCTCGCGCTCCCGGCGCTGAATCTCGGCATCCTGGACCTTGATCTGCTCTTCCTTCTGGACCCGCTCGATCCGGACTTGTTCAGCCATGACCTGTTGCTGCATCACGTTGGCCTGGATGTCGTAGGCCTTGTCGGCCTGGGCCTGCTGCTTGCGGACGG
This genomic stretch from Bacillota bacterium harbors:
- a CDS encoding PspA/IM30 family protein, with the protein product MNLLERVSTLIRANLNDLIDRAEDPEKMIKQVLLDMQNQLIQVKTQVAIAIADERKLEKRHGENVQAAREWEDKAGLAVDKAQDDLAKGALERRNAHQAIADGFKQQWEEQKQQVQVLKQALSGLEAKITEAEAKKDLLIAQNRRALTGKRVAESRARISGTDPLSTFRRMEEKITDIELKAQATQEMHQESLEEKFAKLEKDDLLDRQLAELKVKRSGKAGV
- a CDS encoding DUF4932 domain-containing protein, with the protein product MRRRRWLARLAFVLAFIATIWAGGPGGLATAAAPRYSVEVRPELELLAGVLAQTSWMKVGHPEGTGSAYFGALKGFFSRYRDHEAIRLAEALTRDGFAYDAPPTFILHLGPLPDLNLVYDYDDYLVQRAGGRDRLEAFRLALKDLAARSGFSDFVVRWRDEYSEWVNGTTFDGEKVIDWLEAFFGAEASEYHVVLAPSLFPGGGYGPLLTGTGGERLVFQIVRAQGSSSGDPDLPTGPELEAQAIHEWGHSFVNPALAPDRSRLEALGFLFQPVRRAMRRMAYTDPVTFFNEQVLRAVTSLAAEDRGVPMIYIYERFKARAVIASHSDVETAIRYNESLGFYLTREVVAILREYQDNRNLYPDFQSFVPRLLDGLAGCEPKKLSHSTGDIVLLLLGVYVLGRVDLLLLRRMR
- a CDS encoding DUF441 domain-containing protein; translation: MNQEYLFLLVILGLGLLGHNHLIIEASVILLALKILGFSDVFPFLDQHGLNLGLLFLVMAIFVPFAYGRVKLVEALKMMVSWGGFLALVGGAIAAYLGAQGIELLKDKPDANVGLMVGTIIGCYLLRGVPMGPLAAAGVTALFFRLFRLWK